The following coding sequences are from one Haemophilus haemolyticus window:
- the rsxB gene encoding electron transport complex subunit RsxB, whose product MTLLFIVITLLALIFGAILGFASLKLKIEADPIVEKIDSILPQSQCGQCGYPGCKPYAEAICNGDEITKCIPGGQPTIVKIAEILGVDVPAMDGVEEPIEKVAFIDENMCIGCTKCIQACPVDAIIGTNKFMHTIIPDLCTGCELCVAPCPTDCISMIPVKKNIDNWDWKFDAKLVIPVMNVNGTEKKLVVGE is encoded by the coding sequence ATGACCCTTCTATTCATCGTAATCACTTTACTCGCTTTAATTTTCGGTGCGATTTTAGGCTTTGCTTCACTTAAACTCAAAATCGAAGCCGATCCCATTGTGGAAAAAATCGACTCTATTTTGCCACAAAGCCAATGTGGACAATGTGGTTATCCAGGCTGCAAACCATACGCTGAAGCTATTTGCAATGGAGATGAAATCACAAAATGTATTCCTGGAGGTCAACCTACCATCGTAAAAATCGCAGAGATTTTAGGTGTTGATGTGCCAGCTATGGACGGCGTAGAAGAACCTATCGAGAAAGTCGCTTTTATTGATGAAAATATGTGTATTGGCTGCACGAAATGTATCCAAGCCTGTCCTGTTGATGCCATTATTGGTACAAATAAATTCATGCATACGATCATTCCAGATCTATGTACAGGTTGTGAACTTTGCGTAGCTCCCTGCCCGACAGATTGTATATCAATGATTCCCGTGAAAAAAAATATCGATAATTGGGATTGGAAGTTTGATGCCAAATTAGTCATTCCAGTAATGAATGTAAATGGTACTGAGAAAAAATTGGTTGTGGGGGAATAA
- the rsxA gene encoding electron transport complex subunit RsxA, whose amino-acid sequence MTHYILLIIGTALINNFVLVKFLGLCPFMGISKKIETAVGMGLATMFVLTVASLCAYLVDHYILVPLNATFLRTLVFILVIAVVVQFTEMVINKTSPTLYRLLGIFLPLITTNCAVLGVALLNVNLAHNLTESVVYGFGASLGFALVLVLFAALRERLVAADVPLTFKGSSIALITAGLMSLAFMGFTGLVK is encoded by the coding sequence ATGACACACTATATTTTATTAATTATCGGTACTGCGCTGATTAACAACTTTGTATTAGTGAAATTCTTAGGACTTTGTCCTTTTATGGGCATATCCAAAAAAATTGAAACCGCAGTGGGAATGGGGTTAGCAACAATGTTTGTATTAACCGTTGCCTCCCTTTGCGCATATTTAGTTGATCATTATATTCTTGTTCCTTTAAATGCTACTTTTTTACGCACATTAGTATTTATTTTGGTTATTGCCGTAGTTGTACAATTTACCGAAATGGTGATAAATAAAACTAGCCCAACACTATATCGTTTACTTGGAATTTTCTTACCTTTGATAACCACAAACTGTGCAGTTCTCGGTGTCGCATTATTAAATGTAAATCTTGCTCATAATTTAACGGAATCTGTTGTTTATGGTTTTGGTGCATCTCTTGGATTTGCACTTGTATTAGTGCTTTTTGCTGCGCTTCGTGAACGTCTTGTCGCAGCCGATGTACCTTTAACTTTCAAAGGTTCATCTATCGCACTTATTACAGCTGGGTTGATGTCTCTTGCTTTTATGGGATTCACAGGACTAGTGAAGTAA
- the yccS gene encoding YccS family putative transporter → MNIRLNAKVIAAIPVFIAVNIAAVGIWAFDISSQSMPLILGIIAGGLVDLDNRLTGRLKNVFFTLIAFSISSFIVQLHIGKPIQYIVLMTVLTFIFTMIGAVGQRYSTIAFGSLVVALYTTLTYVPEGNVWFINPVMILCGTLLYSVVTLIVYLFFPNRPVQESVAKAFCALGEYLDTKSCFFDPDEVAEIEKKHLNFAMKNTNVVAAFNIVRTALFYRIRGQHRHPRTQRMLRYYFAAQDIHERANSTHFDYQQITEKLKNTDLIFRIQRLLELQAQSCKEITASLRENKPYHFNERVERALLGTLHSFELYKGQHLNDQDELIDIQTLLDNLQSINWQLRQLAQETTDTEQLAQIHTEQITGLKNISAVIFSHFTFESPLFRHAVRLSIVVFLCCAIVEFFQFNLGYWILLTTVFVCQPNYSATKVRLRQRIIGTILGVVVGSLLPYLNPTLELKLGLVVLTSTLFFFFRSNNYSFSTFFITLQVLLSFDVMGFDTAAALMPRLLDTLLGAAISWFAVSYLWPDWKYLQLDKVSHQALRSDAVYLLHIISQLQFGKSDDLKYRIARRNAHQYAAALSTTLSNMNNEPVKYKAYLQKGFDLLKLNYSLLSYISALGAYRDRMKNLQQTAQFLSGFYPVAKKIIYTLEHIEEIPEAIFNQQQERIETHLKELEKQEMTAEERAVFSLPYQQLNLITQLLPQFYEYFRKESC, encoded by the coding sequence ATGAATATTCGGTTAAATGCCAAAGTAATCGCTGCAATTCCTGTTTTTATTGCTGTAAATATTGCGGCAGTAGGAATATGGGCTTTTGATATTTCTTCGCAATCAATGCCTTTGATTCTAGGGATTATTGCAGGTGGTTTGGTGGATTTGGATAACCGTTTAACTGGACGATTGAAAAATGTATTTTTCACGCTAATTGCCTTTTCTATTTCATCCTTTATTGTGCAGTTACATATCGGTAAGCCTATCCAATATATTGTGTTAATGACGGTGCTGACGTTTATTTTCACCATGATTGGCGCTGTGGGGCAGCGTTATAGCACGATTGCGTTTGGTTCATTAGTGGTTGCCCTTTATACTACGCTGACTTATGTGCCTGAAGGAAATGTATGGTTTATTAATCCCGTAATGATTTTATGCGGTACCTTGCTGTATAGTGTGGTCACTCTGATTGTTTACCTGTTTTTCCCAAATCGCCCCGTGCAAGAAAGTGTCGCTAAAGCGTTTTGTGCGTTGGGTGAATATTTAGATACTAAATCCTGTTTTTTTGATCCTGACGAAGTGGCTGAGATTGAAAAAAAACACCTCAATTTTGCAATGAAAAATACGAATGTTGTCGCGGCATTTAATATTGTGCGCACCGCACTTTTTTATCGTATTAGAGGACAACATCGCCATCCTCGCACTCAGAGAATGTTACGTTACTATTTTGCCGCGCAAGACATTCATGAGCGCGCCAATTCTACGCATTTTGATTATCAACAAATAACAGAAAAACTAAAAAATACAGATTTGATTTTCCGTATTCAACGTTTGTTAGAGCTACAAGCACAATCGTGTAAAGAAATTACGGCGAGTTTGCGTGAAAATAAACCCTATCATTTTAATGAACGTGTCGAACGTGCACTTTTAGGTACATTGCATTCCTTTGAACTATATAAAGGACAACATCTTAATGATCAAGATGAACTGATTGATATCCAAACTTTGTTAGATAATTTACAAAGCATCAACTGGCAACTTCGCCAGTTAGCACAAGAAACGACGGATACAGAACAATTAGCTCAAATTCATACGGAACAAATCACAGGGTTAAAAAATATAAGTGCGGTGATTTTTAGCCATTTTACTTTTGAGTCACCGTTGTTCCGTCATGCAGTCCGCTTATCTATTGTGGTATTTTTATGCTGTGCAATTGTCGAGTTTTTCCAATTTAATCTTGGTTATTGGATTTTATTGACCACTGTATTTGTGTGCCAGCCAAATTATTCTGCAACTAAAGTACGTTTACGTCAGCGTATTATTGGCACGATATTAGGCGTAGTGGTGGGGTCTCTATTACCTTATTTAAATCCAACCTTAGAATTAAAACTAGGTCTTGTGGTACTTACAAGTACGTTGTTCTTTTTCTTCCGTAGTAATAATTATAGTTTCTCGACCTTTTTCATCACACTACAAGTATTACTGAGTTTTGATGTGATGGGATTTGATACGGCAGCTGCGTTAATGCCTCGTTTACTCGATACTTTACTTGGTGCCGCGATTTCATGGTTTGCCGTATCTTACTTATGGCCAGATTGGAAATATTTGCAGCTTGATAAAGTGAGTCATCAAGCATTGCGTAGTGACGCGGTGTATTTATTGCATATTATTAGTCAATTGCAATTTGGTAAAAGTGACGATCTTAAATATCGCATAGCACGTCGTAATGCGCATCAATATGCAGCCGCACTGAGTACAACACTTTCTAATATGAATAATGAGCCAGTGAAATACAAGGCATATTTACAGAAAGGTTTTGATTTGCTCAAGCTTAATTATTCTCTATTAAGCTATATTTCGGCCCTTGGCGCTTATCGCGACAGAATGAAAAATTTGCAACAGACCGCACAGTTTTTATCTGGTTTTTATCCTGTGGCAAAGAAAATTATCTATACCTTAGAACACATTGAAGAAATACCCGAAGCTATTTTTAACCAACAGCAAGAACGTATTGAAACACATTTAAAAGAATTAGAAAAACAAGAGATGACCGCGGAAGAACGAGCCGTCTTTAGTTTACCGTATCAGCAATTGAATTTGATTACCCAACTCTTACCGCAGTTCTATGAGTATTTTAGGAAAGAGTCTTGTTAA
- a CDS encoding curli polymerization inhibitor CsgI-related protein, translating to MKLRAVVLGLATLCASTATFAGMVSTSSNLELLAIDGQKASKSLAKDAKTFAVNDTQNHQVVVRLSEIIGSGSSQTLFESNPVIVTFQGSTEDLVISAPVIRSRSESDKFNEMPSIIVKTKSGNTLSTKVDVLKQEGLFPSANVVNDLAEYNASGATASVAAFAATTAASPMVATPASNAKANKGKVVVQGENVAEQQLQYWFQQADKETQTRFLNWAKSHK from the coding sequence ATGAAATTACGTGCTGTTGTATTAGGTCTTGCAACATTATGTGCTAGCACAGCGACTTTTGCTGGCATGGTTTCTACTTCATCTAACCTTGAGCTTTTAGCCATTGATGGTCAAAAGGCATCTAAATCTCTTGCAAAGGATGCTAAAACCTTTGCTGTAAATGACACCCAAAACCATCAGGTTGTTGTTCGTTTAAGTGAAATTATTGGTTCTGGATCTAGCCAAACCCTTTTTGAATCTAATCCAGTAATTGTGACATTCCAAGGTAGCACAGAGGATCTTGTTATTTCTGCGCCAGTTATTCGTAGTCGTTCTGAAAGCGATAAATTCAATGAGATGCCAAGCATTATCGTAAAAACAAAATCTGGTAATACGCTTTCAACAAAAGTGGATGTGTTAAAACAAGAAGGTTTATTCCCAAGTGCTAATGTGGTGAATGATCTTGCTGAATATAATGCCTCTGGTGCAACCGCATCTGTTGCTGCATTTGCTGCAACCACAGCTGCTAGCCCAATGGTCGCTACTCCAGCAAGTAATGCAAAAGCGAATAAAGGTAAAGTGGTTGTTCAAGGTGAAAACGTTGCAGAGCAACAGCTTCAATATTGGTTCCAACAAGCTGATAAAGAAACTCAAACACGTTTCTTAAATTGGGCAAAATCCCATAAATAA
- the sohB gene encoding protease SohB gives MLNDILTGYGIFILEILTILLLILAIVGLVISYRQHNKSKIGELEIKDLSEEFDHQVRVLRDFNLSEEELKQQAKAEKKAEKQKAKKRKEKLKKGETLDDEKKSCVYVLDFHGDISASETTALREEISAILNVAKPEDEVLLRLESPGGIVHDYGFAASQLSRLKQKGIKLTIAVDKVAASGGYMMACIADKIVSAPFAVIGSIGVVAQIPNVHRLLKKYDVDVDVMTAGEFKRTVTVLGENTEKGKQKFQQELEETHKLFKQFVSQNRPCVDIDKIATGEHWFGQQAIDLKLVDEISTSDDLILEKMKEKHVLSVKYRLKKSLIKKLGRQAEESVVNIIHRYATKRANDFIH, from the coding sequence ATGTTAAACGATATTTTAACTGGCTATGGAATTTTTATTCTGGAAATTTTGACAATTTTATTACTCATTCTTGCTATTGTTGGTTTGGTAATTTCTTATCGTCAACATAACAAATCTAAAATAGGGGAATTAGAAATTAAAGATTTATCTGAAGAATTTGATCATCAAGTTCGTGTATTGCGTGATTTTAATCTTTCAGAAGAAGAGCTAAAACAGCAAGCGAAAGCAGAGAAAAAAGCCGAAAAACAAAAGGCTAAAAAACGTAAAGAGAAATTAAAAAAAGGTGAAACCTTAGATGACGAAAAGAAAAGCTGTGTGTATGTCTTAGATTTTCATGGTGATATTTCAGCGTCAGAAACGACCGCACTTCGCGAAGAAATTTCAGCAATTTTAAATGTAGCAAAACCAGAAGACGAAGTATTATTACGTTTAGAAAGCCCAGGTGGTATTGTTCATGATTATGGATTTGCAGCTTCTCAGTTGTCTCGTTTGAAACAAAAAGGCATAAAATTAACCATCGCTGTAGATAAGGTTGCCGCAAGTGGCGGTTATATGATGGCTTGTATAGCAGATAAAATTGTATCTGCGCCTTTTGCTGTCATTGGTTCTATTGGCGTCGTAGCACAAATTCCAAACGTTCATCGTTTATTGAAAAAGTATGATGTTGATGTAGATGTGATGACTGCGGGTGAGTTTAAACGCACAGTAACTGTATTAGGTGAGAATACCGAAAAAGGTAAACAAAAATTTCAACAAGAGTTGGAAGAAACACATAAATTATTTAAACAATTCGTCTCACAGAATCGCCCTTGTGTAGATATTGATAAAATTGCTACTGGGGAACATTGGTTTGGCCAACAAGCAATCGACTTGAAATTAGTCGATGAAATTTCAACCAGTGATGATTTAATTTTGGAAAAAATGAAAGAAAAACATGTGTTAAGTGTAAAGTACCGCTTGAAAAAATCCTTAATAAAAAAATTAGGTCGTCAAGCTGAAGAAAGTGTGGTAAATATTATTCATCGTTATGCTACAAAGCGAGCAAATGATTTTATACATTAA
- the rsxC gene encoding electron transport complex subunit RsxC, producing the protein MADVLSRFNSGKLWDFKGGIHPPEMKSQSNSQPLRHHPLVTDFYIPLKQHAGTTGNLLVKEGDYVLKGQALTKGDGLRMLPVHAPTSGTIKSIKPYVAAHPSGLDEPAIHLQADGLDQWLERNPIDDFLTLSSEQLINKIYQAGIAGLGGAVFPTAAKIQSAEKKVKLLIINGAECEPYITCDDRLMRERSDEILEGIRILRYILRPENVVIAIEDNKPEAIEAISKALQGANDISIRVIPTKYPSGAAKQLIYLLTGMEVPSGVRSSSIGVLMHNVGTAFAIKRAVINDEPLIERVVTLTGDKISEKGNYWVRLGTPISQVLMHAGYQFDERYPVFAGGPMMGLELSNLNAPVTKIVNCLLAPDYFEYAEPEPEQACIRCSSCSDACPVNLMPQQLYWFARSEDHKKSEEYALKDCIECGICAYVCPSHIPLIQYFRQEKAKIWQIKEKQKKSDEAKIRFEAKQARMEREEQERKARSQRAAEARREELAQTKGEDPVKAALERLKAKKSTETESVQVKTITSEKGEVLPDNADLMAQRKARRLARQQAESQVENQEQQTQPTDAKKAAVAAALARAKAKKLAQANETAESVSNTQTVESAVEKTEENSTALDPKKVAVAAAIARAKVKKLAQANETSESVSNTQTVESAVEKTDENSTALDPKKAAVAAAIAHAKAKKLAQANETSESVSNTQTVESAVEKTEENSTALDPKKAAVAAAIARAKAKKLAQANGTKESVPSTQAVESAVEKTEENSTALDPKKAAVAAAIARAKAKKLAKTQATLENNQE; encoded by the coding sequence ATGGCGGACGTATTATCTCGTTTCAATTCCGGTAAATTATGGGATTTCAAAGGTGGCATTCATCCGCCTGAAATGAAATCACAATCTAATTCACAACCACTACGTCATCACCCTTTAGTCACGGATTTTTACATTCCTCTTAAACAGCACGCAGGAACAACAGGAAATCTCTTGGTAAAAGAGGGCGATTACGTACTAAAAGGTCAAGCCTTAACAAAAGGTGATGGCTTGCGTATGTTGCCAGTTCACGCGCCAACTTCAGGCACAATTAAATCGATTAAACCTTATGTCGCCGCACATCCGTCTGGTCTTGATGAACCAGCAATTCATTTGCAAGCGGATGGCTTAGATCAATGGCTAGAGCGTAATCCTATTGATGATTTTTTAACACTCTCGTCAGAACAACTCATTAACAAAATCTATCAAGCAGGTATAGCTGGCTTGGGCGGTGCAGTGTTTCCGACTGCCGCTAAAATTCAATCAGCAGAGAAAAAAGTTAAACTCCTAATTATCAATGGTGCAGAATGTGAGCCTTATATTACTTGTGATGATCGTCTTATGCGTGAACGCTCAGATGAAATCTTAGAAGGCATTCGTATTTTGCGTTATATCCTACGACCTGAAAACGTAGTCATCGCCATTGAAGATAACAAACCTGAAGCGATAGAGGCAATTAGCAAAGCGCTACAGGGAGCAAATGACATTAGCATTCGAGTAATTCCAACAAAATATCCTTCGGGTGCTGCAAAACAACTTATTTATTTGCTTACAGGAATGGAAGTGCCAAGTGGTGTGCGTTCTTCTAGTATTGGCGTACTGATGCATAATGTTGGTACAGCCTTTGCAATTAAAAGAGCGGTTATAAATGACGAACCTTTAATTGAACGTGTCGTCACCCTTACTGGTGATAAAATTTCTGAAAAAGGTAATTATTGGGTCCGACTTGGTACACCAATTTCTCAAGTATTGATGCACGCTGGTTATCAATTTGATGAACGTTATCCAGTGTTTGCAGGTGGCCCGATGATGGGATTGGAACTTTCCAATCTCAATGCACCAGTGACAAAAATTGTCAACTGCTTGCTTGCACCAGACTATTTTGAATATGCAGAACCAGAGCCTGAACAAGCTTGTATTCGCTGTTCTAGCTGTTCTGATGCCTGCCCAGTCAACTTGATGCCACAGCAACTCTACTGGTTTGCGCGTAGTGAAGATCACAAAAAATCGGAAGAATACGCCCTCAAAGATTGTATCGAGTGTGGGATTTGCGCCTACGTATGCCCAAGCCATATTCCACTGATTCAATATTTCCGCCAAGAAAAAGCAAAAATTTGGCAAATCAAAGAAAAACAAAAGAAATCAGATGAAGCCAAAATTCGCTTTGAAGCAAAACAAGCACGGATGGAACGTGAAGAACAAGAGCGTAAAGCGCGTTCACAACGTGCAGCAGAAGCACGTCGAGAAGAATTAGCGCAAACCAAAGGTGAAGATCCTGTTAAAGCGGCGCTAGAACGCTTGAAAGCGAAAAAATCCACTGAAACAGAATCAGTACAAGTTAAAACGATTACCTCAGAAAAAGGGGAAGTTTTACCTGATAACGCTGATTTAATGGCACAACGTAAAGCTCGTCGTCTGGCTCGTCAGCAAGCAGAATCTCAAGTCGAAAACCAAGAACAACAAACTCAACCAACCGATGCGAAAAAAGCAGCAGTTGCAGCCGCGCTTGCTCGAGCAAAAGCGAAAAAACTTGCTCAAGCAAATGAAACCGCTGAATCAGTCTCAAATACTCAAACCGTAGAAAGTGCGGTAGAAAAAACAGAAGAAAATTCAACCGCACTTGATCCGAAAAAAGTAGCCGTAGCCGCTGCGATTGCTCGAGCAAAAGTAAAAAAACTTGCTCAAGCAAATGAAACCTCTGAATCTGTCTCAAATACTCAAACCGTAGAAAGTGCGGTAGAAAAAACAGACGAAAATTCAACCGCACTTGATCCAAAAAAAGCAGCCGTAGCTGCAGCGATTGCCCATGCAAAAGCAAAAAAACTTGCACAAGCAAATGAAACCTCTGAATCAGTCTCAAATACTCAAACCGTAGAAAGTGCAGTAGAAAAAACAGAAGAAAATTCAACCGCACTTGATCCGAAAAAAGCGGCGGTAGCCGCTGCGATTGCTCGTGCAAAAGCAAAAAAGCTGGCTCAAGCGAATGGAACAAAAGAATCTGTGCCAAGCACTCAAGCCGTAGAAAGTGCGGTAGAAAAAACAGAAGAAAATTCAACCGCACTCGATCCGAAAAAAGCAGCGGTAGCTGCGGCTATTGCTCGAGCAAAAGCAAAGAAATTGGCAAAAACACAAGCAACATTAGAAAATAATCAGGAATAA
- a CDS encoding OmpA family protein, translating to MKLSRILLSSIAIATVAACGNLSKVTDAGTPEYKDVNGEQVPQLVWPKIDSAKFNHDGSQFGTWPNWDNVRMIENGMNKDQIRQLIGDPHFTEGLYGVSEWDYVFNYRENGTHKICQYKVLFDKNHNAQSFFWYPNGCNGNSAFNLSGDSLFDFNKDTLTAQGKKVVDSVASQLKSTGAKEVKVAGYTDRLGSDAYNLDLSQRRANTVKARLVEDGVNSLITAVGYGKNPQVKACEGINGQALKDCLRPNRRVEITASGSELKLQEGGKSNGGTQGPVKLYQK from the coding sequence ATGAAATTATCTCGTATTTTATTATCAAGCATTGCTATTGCAACTGTTGCCGCTTGTGGCAACTTAAGCAAAGTGACTGACGCAGGTACCCCAGAATATAAAGACGTAAATGGTGAACAAGTTCCTCAATTAGTATGGCCTAAAATTGATTCAGCGAAGTTCAATCATGATGGTAGCCAATTTGGTACTTGGCCAAACTGGGATAATGTACGCATGATTGAAAATGGCATGAACAAAGATCAAATTCGTCAATTAATTGGTGATCCACACTTCACTGAAGGTTTGTATGGTGTATCTGAATGGGATTATGTATTCAATTATCGTGAAAATGGCACCCACAAAATTTGTCAATATAAAGTATTATTTGATAAAAACCATAATGCGCAAAGTTTCTTCTGGTATCCAAACGGTTGTAACGGAAATTCAGCATTCAATTTGAGTGGCGACTCCTTATTTGATTTTAACAAAGATACTTTAACAGCTCAGGGTAAGAAGGTAGTTGATAGTGTTGCATCTCAATTAAAATCTACTGGTGCGAAAGAAGTTAAAGTTGCTGGTTATACAGATCGTTTAGGTTCTGATGCTTACAATTTGGATCTATCTCAACGTCGTGCAAATACCGTTAAAGCTCGTTTAGTTGAAGATGGTGTAAATTCTCTAATTACTGCTGTAGGCTATGGTAAAAATCCTCAAGTAAAAGCTTGTGAGGGTATTAATGGACAAGCGTTAAAAGATTGTTTACGTCCTAATCGTCGTGTTGAGATCACTGCCTCTGGTTCTGAATTAAAACTACAAGAAGGTGGAAAATCTAACGGTGGTACTCAAGGTCCAGTAAAACTATACCAAAAATAA